Sequence from the Buteo buteo unplaced genomic scaffold, bButBut1.hap1.1 HAP1_SCAFFOLD_219, whole genome shotgun sequence genome:
CTGACGCGCAGGGAGATCGCACGGGTACGTCATGGCTTTTTACTtcctttgagagctgccagctcaaAGCCCAAATGTGAGCAAGATGTCTCTTGCAGGTGTGGGAATATAGGCCTGCATCGTGTGTGCCATGTTGTTCTGTGATCCCCTTACATGTTCTGCTATTCAGTATGACAGTGTATATCACAATGTATGATGGGAGCTTCTCGTGGGTGTTTGGTTGCAGATGTGGGTACAGGGAGGGCTCTTCCAGCTTCTCGGCTGGGTCCTGCGCTGGAGCTCACCTGGCATCCTAGGGGTGAGTAGTCAGTCCTGACTGACTTCACAGACTAAGCGCTCGTTTTCAGTATGTTATTCTtgagaaatttaactttataCTTTCTGTTAAGGTCCTCAAAGAGCAAAGTATAAAGCTAAAGCTGAAATAGGAAGATCTTCCCAGCGGTCACCAGAAGTCCTAAAGGAAATCCTGAAGGAACTGGACAAAGCAGCACGTGGTGGGTATAACCAGAAGTCTTGGGAAGCTGAGGTTTCAGATGCATGTATGGACATGAATCctgtgcagcaggaagggaTCGATCAGAGCCGCACTGCACTGACACTCAAATTTCACaccttgcaggtgctggtgagctgtagagatggtgcagagtctctgctgccagttgtggttcaactgagccccagggacgGCTGCTGCCCCAGTTACAGCATTACTGGCCAGAGCTGTTCTGGGCAGACGTTGGTATCCAGCTGGCAGGAACTGACAGTGCTCGCACCTTGAGTGTGTGAGggacttggctgaggagccaatTCCTGATAAGCCATGAGagggccagcaccctgccagtcACTGGCAGGGAGAGTGCCCTTGGCCAGTGGACAGGATGCGCCGGGAGCTTGGGGTCACTGAGACCAGCAGActttgcctgggctgcaggcatcccctgggcaggatgggagcaCCCCGGCTTCGCAGCCTGGTCTAACCCCATTGTTCTCCTTGATGTCTGAGGACTCTCGGTGACACCTCGGGGTCAGGGACAGGCGAAAGCTGGACACCCAGCTGAAGGCCCGACACCTAACTTGAAGGCAGCTAAAATGAAGGGCTGTGAATTCGGTGTCGGGTGGTCTGCCTGTCTGTTTCTAGTTGTGTTTTCGATAACttggttgtggttttcctcttgttttgggggACTGTGGGCTCTTCACTGCCACTTGTGAAAGTGCCCAGAATATGCTTGCAAGAGCTTGCGGTTCAGTCCACTATGCGTGTCTGTTACCCTTACCATGTGGTGGAGTTGGTATGATGGGAAGTGCTTCTCAGAAGGACTCTTTCCCCACCTGAACTGGCCACAGCATCTTCCTGTCTCCTCTGAGGGAAGTAATTTACCATCATCTTGAAGTTTGCCAAAAATGCACCAAGTGGAATGTGAACAAGATCACATGCAATCTCCTAGTCTCTTAGCAGGTCAGGATTTGCTGTCTCCTGGTAAACTGGAAAGTGTCTAGCacttaaatttttctccatgaatgACACATCGTTTGGACTAGTGACTAGGTGCACCCCCAAATGCCCAGGCTTTGTTTCTAAGCgttattaatgtattttgagaAGTATTGCCTCCTGAAGATACCACGTTCCTGATGAGGAACGGTTACTTCTAATTAAAGTGAGccactttctttctaaagagatGGACCGTGAGACTGTGGAGAAGGAGGCGTTTCAGGAAGGAGATAGTCACGCAGTGCCAGTCTCTGACGAAAAAACAGGGGCAATTCAATCAACAGGCGTGCCAGGTAATTGCTGTCCTTCAGTCATCCAGTGTCATGAATCAAAATCATTGTGTgtctgcagcctcttcccctgGTGCCCGCTACTGCACATCTTGTCAGCAGCCAAACTATTATTAGTACAGAGCGAGTGTTCTAAAAGAAGCCAGCAACGGCTCTCTGAGGATGACTGTCATCTCTGGGGTGTGGAGGTTACTGCCATCAGTGTGCCAGAGAGACACTCACTCGTAACCCTCTGTGTGGATGCAGTGAGATGCTCACCTCCCACCACACCCTGTTCACAGGAATTTGAGAACTTTACCGTTTTGGGGGTGAGGCCATCTGAACCACCCACAGCAGACGATGGGAAATACGACTCTTAATGGAATGTGCCTCCTGCAATACCTGCATCCCAGAGCTTGCCCTGAGTCCCCCTAAGCACAACAGAGGGGGATCCCTCCTGTGAACTGAGGTCCAAAGGGATTCACTGGCGGATGGGGCATGGGCTTAGAGGGAACCTGTGCCACCCTCCTGCATCTTCTGTGCCTGAGCCATGCTGAGGCTTTACCTTTCTCTGATTCTtggcagtggcagtgctgtccagccctggagaagccCACCACGCCAGGAGATACGAATTTTCTCCAAAGAGTGCAGGTAATTAGCAGTCTTGCAGGGGGCCATAAGGGGAAGACAAGTCCTGAAACCTGGGGGCATGCAAGCAGTGCCCACGCTGGAGGAAAGGCGAAGAGGGAGAGAGCGAGGTtcaggtgtctcctgagagggccTGACTCCATCCCCTCAGGGTGTGGGtgatgggctggggagagagctgggggtggCACTCCCTGATGCAGGGATGGGTTTTGTCTGTGTCGCTCAAAGGAACGATTGGTCAAACAGCTGCGCTCCCCCACATGCTCTCCATCTGGCCTCATGAGTTCTGTTCAGTGGGACAACTTGTCCCAAAGGGTCAGAGAgagcctccaggcagcagcactagCAAGCCTTGGGGAGTGAAAGTGGGTGAGCgcaaaagaaattgtgtgcaaACGTGAAGGGTGGCCAAGAAGGGGGAGCAAACCTGTGACACTGGGAAAACTGGATTACAGCCGTACCACAGTGTGAGCAAAGctctgaggagaaagagaggctccAGAGTGCATTGATTTGCAATGGCTTTGggagtttcctttgcttctactgaaaccaaggaaacattgcagccccagcatgtttgctggtgcagagatgctaacaaagtgagaaagaacatttcctggCAATGTCAGACCTCCTGTGAGATTACCAGTAGCGTGCAGGACACACTAATGCACAGAATTGTTCCTGCAGGTGTGGAtgacaagagaaacacaaatgctgTGGATCCTCAAGATTTCCGGTACTACTGCATAGAAGGCGCCGTGGCGGTCCTGGGCTCCGTGCTGTTTGGGATGATACTGTGTTGTGTGATCTGTCTGTGGAGGAAGAGACGACGGTGAGTTGTTGGGAgttttttttgccaaacttcTGTATTAGATGGCTGCTATTAGCCATGAAACATTTAGAGGTAGGGTATTGTGGAGTGCCGAGACAGTTACTGGCCAAACTCTactgagatttctgctgtaagATGTTTTAACTGGCCTCTCAATTCATGGGCACTCTTTTGTGAAACGCCTTCCTCCTGTGGCAAGTGTTAGTTAAAAGTGACCCTGCCTCGACAAGAGCAGACCCAGCGACAGACGTAGGATGAGCaaggtcaggaagaaaaacgAGGGATGACATTGCCATAGAAAGTGAGAAGCGCAATAGTGACATCTTTCTGCCAGTGAACCTGCCAGCAGAAATCACCCTGTTGGGTGATGCCGTAAATCCCAGAGGTTCACCTCGACCAGGGTGTCCCAGCAACTGAGACCGTGGTGAGGAGCCTTCCCAGCTCTCGgccttgctttggagaaagagtCAGCCTGTCCCATCTGCACCTGAGCACTGCCAGCATGCGtgttctcagcacaggcagggtttttttctgtgcaggggtACGTATCTCTTTGGATACGTATTctgaagagaggatggagagcatCTCGCTGAACAGAGAGCCGAGGCTGTGCCCTTGTCTggtcagggacaggcaggggagccgagtgctggtctctgccaggcacgctgagaaaggagaacaggaggctctcctggccctgcagcgctgtgcCCAGCTTTGGTCCCCTCGGTCTGTCGCGGGCAGGTCTCCTTCCAGGCacgtgcagagcaggcaggtcaGGATGGTCAGGGCCGAGAGGAGACGAGCCGTGGGCAGGCGAGCAGAGCCCCAGACGAGGGGTGCGGGGTGCCCCGTTTTCTGCACGGAGCTCTCCACGCCCACAGCTCCCACGCGCAGCCAGGCATCCGCACCCCGTGAGGCGCCCAGTGCTGCCCCGCACCCTCACACCCGCCCGGCCCCACAGCCGCGGTGGGgcctcagcagcctcctctctccgcaggcgCCTCTCCGCAGCTTCGCGAGCCTGGTCCgacaccagcagctgctcctcggGCCTGGACAGCCGGAGCAGCC
This genomic interval carries:
- the LOC142028250 gene encoding uncharacterized protein LOC142028250 isoform X2 produces the protein MMGASRGCLVADVGTGRALPASRLGPALELTWHPRGPQRAKYKAKAEIGRSSQRSPEVLKEILKELDKAARVAVLSSPGEAHHARRYEFSPKSAGVDDKRNTNAVDPQDFRYYCIEGAVAVLGSVLFGMILCCVICLWRKRRRRLSAASRAWSDTSSCSSGLDSRSSRCSTPESWTRQQEPSPVPAKPAPLPQSSRERASASPDSRPARPPPPRPSWLSNSASRLLRDQPSDLEPPEELKPPARAPSPSRRPSCKGLSQPHQGMGLGYNDRLLTDSFRDRPFVSE
- the LOC142028250 gene encoding uncharacterized protein LOC142028250 isoform X1, translating into MMGASRGCLVADVGTGRALPASRLGPALELTWHPRGPQRAKYKAKAEIGRSSQRSPEVLKEILKELDKAAREMDRETVEKEAFQEGDSHAVPVSDEKTGAIQSTGVPVAVLSSPGEAHHARRYEFSPKSAGVDDKRNTNAVDPQDFRYYCIEGAVAVLGSVLFGMILCCVICLWRKRRRRLSAASRAWSDTSSCSSGLDSRSSRCSTPESWTRQQEPSPVPAKPAPLPQSSRERASASPDSRPARPPPPRPSWLSNSASRLLRDQPSDLEPPEELKPPARAPSPSRRPSCKGLSQPHQGMGLGYNDRLLTDSFRDRPFVSE
- the LOC142028250 gene encoding uncharacterized protein LOC142028250 isoform X3 yields the protein MDRETVEKEAFQEGDSHAVPVSDEKTGAIQSTGVPVAVLSSPGEAHHARRYEFSPKSAGVDDKRNTNAVDPQDFRYYCIEGAVAVLGSVLFGMILCCVICLWRKRRRRLSAASRAWSDTSSCSSGLDSRSSRCSTPESWTRQQEPSPVPAKPAPLPQSSRERASASPDSRPARPPPPRPSWLSNSASRLLRDQPSDLEPPEELKPPARAPSPSRRPSCKGLSQPHQGMGLGYNDRLLTDSFRDRPFVSE